Part of the Halopseudomonas maritima genome, TGGTTGGTGAACTGAACCAGGACCTGCTGTCCAGCGGCTACTTCAATGGCGTACTAGTGACAGCCCCGGTGGATAAGGCGAGCGGACAAGACGTTCCCGTGCAGGTGGAAATTACCGAGCGTGACCCGCACTCGCTGGGCCTTGGTGGCGGTTTTTCAACCGACGTGGGTGTGCGCGGCAAGCTCAGCTGGGATCAGCACTGGGTCAACCCCAAGGGGCATAGCCGTGGTGCCAATATGGAGCTGTCGGCGCCGCGTCAGGAAATCACCGCCTTTTACCAAGTGCCGCTTGATCCGCCCATCGACAACAATCTGCGCTATTTCGTGGGCTGGCAACACGAAGACATTGATGACGTTGAGACCCGTAGTCTGGCAGTCGGTGCGGAGCTCAATACTCGCCTGGAGAGTGGCTGGCAGCGCACCATTGGCCTTCGCCTGCAGAATGAGATCTTCTCGCTGGGCGACGACTCTGGTACATCCACGCTACTGATTCCGAGCCTGGTATTGCAACGCACCCAAGCGACTGGCGGCGTTGACCCCAGCCGCGGCTACAGCGTGCTGATGGATGTGCAGGGCGCAAAGGAAGGCGTTCTCTCAACCGTCGACTTTGCCCGGGTCATGGGGCAGGTCAAGGGACTGTATACGGCCTTTGATAACCACCGGTTGTTTGGTCGCCTGGCGCTGGGTGCGGTGGCTACCAACGACTTTTCCAGCATCCCGCCGTCGCTGCGCTTTTTCGCCGGCGGCGATCAGAGCATTCGAGGCTACGACTATCAGAGTCTGTCACCGGTCGACAGCACTGACGAAACGGTCGGCGGGCGCTACCTGATCGCCAGTACCGCAGAGTACCAGTACGAATTCATCGACAAGTGGCGAGCTGCGACCTTCGTTGACTACGGTAACGCCATCGACTCGCTGACCGATCCGCTGAAAACCAGTGTCGGCGTGGGTGTCCGCTGGGTCTCGCCGATCGGCCCGATTCGCGTTGACCTGGCTAGGTCGTTATCGGACCCGGACGAAGGCTACAAAATTCACTTTTCCATGGGGCCTGAACTGTGAGCCGTTTTCTGTTCAGGGCGCTGGTACGCGGTCTGTTTATCCTGTTGTTCCTGCCGATACTGCTGGGCTTTCTGCTGGCCAGCGAACAGGTCAATCGCTGGTTGTTCGCCAAGGTTGAGGCGCTGGAGCCGAGGCTGGAGCTGGGCTTTGAACAGGGCGATTTATGGCATGGCTGGGATTTTTCGCTAATTGCCTGGCGCGATGACACGCTCAACCTGCAAATCGACAATGCAACCTTGCGCTGGACGCCCGCCTGTTTGTTCGGCAAAACCCTGTGCCTGGACCGGCTGGTGGTCGAGCGCGTGGTGGTGATCAGTGAAGCCAGCGAGAGCGAAGAAGAGCCGGCCCCCTTTAGTTTGCCAGAGGTGCAACTGCCTCTTGGGCTGGAGATTGGCGAGCTTTACCTTGGCGAGCTATCGCTGGATGGCGAAACTGCGCTGCTCAGCGAACTGGATCTGGTGGTGCGGGCGAGTGGCGATCAGGTGGTAATTGAACGCTTCTCTGGGGTTGGCCCCGATCTGGACTGGCAGCTTTACGGCAGCCTGCAAACGCGCGGTGACTGGCCGCTGCAGCTAACCGCCGATGCCAATCTGCCGCCCGTCGACGGCCGCGATTGGACCGTGCATGCAAGGGCCGCGGGTGACCTGCGGGCACTGTCGCTGAATGTTGGCAGCCGTGGCTACTTGCCAGGCAAGTTAAGTGGCGAGGCCAATCTGTTTGAGCCCGGTTACCCAGTCAGTTTGCGCTGGCAGGGCGAGCCTTTTTTGGCGCTCGCCAGCTTGCCTGAATCGCTGACGCTTAACGACCTGCTGCTGCAAATAAAGGGCAACCTTGAGGACGGTTATCTACTGCAAGCCAGCTCCAGCCTGCCGGGCGAAGGGGGCGCTGTCACTCTGGCCTTGGATGCTGAGGTAAACACCCGAGGAGCGCCGTTGTTGGCCCTGCAGATGAAGGTGGCAGACGAACCTGCCAGACGACTGTCGCTGCAGGCAGACGCCAGCTGGTCTGATGGTCTGCAAGCTAGCGCCGATCTGGCCATGGATGCCTTCCCCTGGCAATGGTTGTACCCGGTGGGCACCGGCGAGGTGGTGCTGCAGCAGCTCGCCGTGAGCGCGCAGCTGCAGGGTGAGGAGGTCAATGCGAGCCTGCAGGGGCGGCTGACCGGCGTTGCGGGTGAACAGGTCAATGTCAAAGCCGAGGTTGCAGGCAATCAGCATCAGCTGAAGATCAGTCCGCTGCAGTTACTGACTGACGCGGGCGAAGCGAGTGGTGAGGTCGATCTCACCTTGCAGCCCGCGCTGGCCTGGGATGGTCGCTTTCGTCTGCAAGGTATCGACCCTGCGGTATTTGTTGCGGCCTTGCCTGGTGCTCTGAACGGGCAGCTTAACAGCAGCGGTCGCTTGGGCGGCGAGCAACTGCAACTGCAACTGCAGGCGGATTGGGATATCAGCGGCACACTGCGGCGCCAGCCGCTGTCCATCACGGGTCGTCTGGACAAGCCGGCCAATGACTGGCTGCTGCCTGAACTACGGGTGCGGCAGGGCGAGAACCGTATTGACGGCAGTGCTCGCTGGGGGCAGCAGGTAACCGGCCGCTTCAATTTGCAACTTGACCGCCTGGCAACGCTCTGGCCGGGTCTGCAGGGCAGTGTGGTCGGCGATCTCCAGCTAGCTGGCAGCAGCGCAGCGCCGCAGCTGAGTGCCGCCTTGCGCGGGGAGGGGGTTGGCATGGATGAGCAGGGGCTCGATGCGCTCAGTCTGGATGCCAGCGTTACCCTCAGCGAGCTGCTACCCCTGCGCTTGGCGCTGTCGGCTAATGGGCTGCGCAGTGCGGGTACCCTGATAGGCGACTTGCAGCTGGATGTTACCGGCAACCGTGCTGCACATCAGCTGGCGCTGCAGCTGCACAACGGCGTGGCCGATGCAGACCTGCAACTTGACGGTGCGCTGAGCGACAGTCAATGGCGCGGCACCCTGAATCGAGGCGAGCTAGGCTACCAGCACGTCCAGCTGGTGATGCAGGAGGCGGCCAACATCGACTACCGCCTGAGCGATGGCCGGCTGCAGCTTTCCGGGCATTGCTGGCAGCAGTCTGAAGCCCGGCTGTGCTTTAACGAACAGCAGACGCTGATGCCAGAGCGCAAGCTGGACGTGCGCCTGCAAGCCTTTGATCTGGCCGACCTGCAGCCCTGGCTACCGGAGGACTTTAGCTGGCAGGGCCTGCTCGACGCTCAGGTGGAGCTCAGTCAGACGCCGGGCAAGGCGCCGGTTGGCAAGGTGGTCGTGCGCAGCAACGACGGTGTTATCCAGGTGCGTGATGGCGATGACCTGATGGACTTCCCCTACCAACAGCTGGCGTTGGATACCCAGCTGCAAGCGCGCATTGCCAGCACTCAGCTGCTGCTCAGCAGTGATGTGATCGGTCGGCTGGCGGTTAATGCCGACATTGCCGATCCGGCGGGCGCCCAGAGCCTGTCAGGCGACTATGAACTGAGCGACCTCAAGCTGGACTTTCTGCGCCCGATGCTCCCCGATGTGGACGAGCTGCAGCTGACCCTCAACGGTGCCGGTACATTGGCTGGGGCCTTGAGCGAGCCGGTGGTAACCGGGTTGTTGACGTTACGCGAAGGGCTGGTGTCAGGCCGTAACCTGCCGATCAGTCTAGAGCAGTTGCAGGCCGATATCCGTATTGACGGCACCCAGGCACAGCTGGACGGCCGCTGGCGTAGCGGAGAGCAAGGCCAGGGCAGCCTGACCGGGCAAGTCGGCTGGGCGCCGCTGGATGTAGCTCTGCAGCTCAAAGGCAATGCGTTGCCGGTGCTTGTCGAGCCCTACGCGCAGTTGCAAGTTGCACCAGACCTGCAAATTGCGCTGCACAACGAAAGCCTGCAGATCAGTGGTGAATTGGCGATTCCGGAGGGTGACATCCGCGTGCGGGAGTTGCCTGCCAGCGCAGTCAAGGTGTCCCCCGAC contains:
- a CDS encoding translocation/assembly module TamB domain-containing protein — encoded protein: MSRFLFRALVRGLFILLFLPILLGFLLASEQVNRWLFAKVEALEPRLELGFEQGDLWHGWDFSLIAWRDDTLNLQIDNATLRWTPACLFGKTLCLDRLVVERVVVISEASESEEEPAPFSLPEVQLPLGLEIGELYLGELSLDGETALLSELDLVVRASGDQVVIERFSGVGPDLDWQLYGSLQTRGDWPLQLTADANLPPVDGRDWTVHARAAGDLRALSLNVGSRGYLPGKLSGEANLFEPGYPVSLRWQGEPFLALASLPESLTLNDLLLQIKGNLEDGYLLQASSSLPGEGGAVTLALDAEVNTRGAPLLALQMKVADEPARRLSLQADASWSDGLQASADLAMDAFPWQWLYPVGTGEVVLQQLAVSAQLQGEEVNASLQGRLTGVAGEQVNVKAEVAGNQHQLKISPLQLLTDAGEASGEVDLTLQPALAWDGRFRLQGIDPAVFVAALPGALNGQLNSSGRLGGEQLQLQLQADWDISGTLRRQPLSITGRLDKPANDWLLPELRVRQGENRIDGSARWGQQVTGRFNLQLDRLATLWPGLQGSVVGDLQLAGSSAAPQLSAALRGEGVGMDEQGLDALSLDASVTLSELLPLRLALSANGLRSAGTLIGDLQLDVTGNRAAHQLALQLHNGVADADLQLDGALSDSQWRGTLNRGELGYQHVQLVMQEAANIDYRLSDGRLQLSGHCWQQSEARLCFNEQQTLMPERKLDVRLQAFDLADLQPWLPEDFSWQGLLDAQVELSQTPGKAPVGKVVVRSNDGVIQVRDGDDLMDFPYQQLALDTQLQARIASTQLLLSSDVIGRLAVNADIADPAGAQSLSGDYELSDLKLDFLRPMLPDVDELQLTLNGAGTLAGALSEPVVTGLLTLREGLVSGRNLPISLEQLQADIRIDGTQAQLDGRWRSGEQGQGSLTGQVGWAPLDVALQLKGNALPVLVEPYAQLQVAPDLQIALHNESLQISGELAIPEGDIRVRELPASAVKVSPDVVIVGQEPEEETAGLGVSARVKLNIGDQLRLSAFGLRGRLSGQLEVQENLTANGDLRILDGEFRRLGQELKLRRALLLFSGPISQPYLNVEAIREVDDVIAGLRITGNATSPKSEVFSEPGMSQQEAMSYLILGRPLGEEGDNNLLAQAALGLGLAGGAPITRGIGNALGLEDFAVEAEGSGNETQVVASGSITDKLSVRYGVGVFEPANQLALRYELTRRLYLEAVSGFASSLDFFYRIDF
- a CDS encoding autotransporter assembly complex protein TamA, which encodes MGRAILLVGLLLVAFGAQASLKVTVVPAKKAVRENIEAYIGTVDDDSRQALERQFRHIEEQATLAAQALGYYHTRNSLSIGGTDDAPVLQVRVELGEPVRLGQVSIEIMGPGQNTDAFLLPTAALLTPGAVLNHGRYEGVKSQINNRALRYGYFEGQYLKHELRVDLESNRADIDIQYDTGPRYRLGQVHFSETIFDPELLERMVPFEPGVPYDADLVGELNQDLLSSGYFNGVLVTAPVDKASGQDVPVQVEITERDPHSLGLGGGFSTDVGVRGKLSWDQHWVNPKGHSRGANMELSAPRQEITAFYQVPLDPPIDNNLRYFVGWQHEDIDDVETRSLAVGAELNTRLESGWQRTIGLRLQNEIFSLGDDSGTSTLLIPSLVLQRTQATGGVDPSRGYSVLMDVQGAKEGVLSTVDFARVMGQVKGLYTAFDNHRLFGRLALGAVATNDFSSIPPSLRFFAGGDQSIRGYDYQSLSPVDSTDETVGGRYLIASTAEYQYEFIDKWRAATFVDYGNAIDSLTDPLKTSVGVGVRWVSPIGPIRVDLARSLSDPDEGYKIHFSMGPEL